One window from the genome of Hoplias malabaricus isolate fHopMal1 chromosome X2, fHopMal1.hap1, whole genome shotgun sequence encodes:
- the LOC136677509 gene encoding nodal homolog: protein MALLLAMVVALSSLGCMGLQHTGPSSERYSVAAHHPSSYPFYMMQLYRDFKSVDTVKKRKAAITTAALHQSDSVLSLVAKDCHQVGERWSITFDMSSLSSSEKIQLCELRIRLPAFVASRRAVVDLYHSTIDEACEPGTGPCHEQRIFLGSIKPAPMTSSSSWRVFNVTALLTQWQQRESTHTFSSEDTIFSRNQEDTGEGSGGDGADSLPIRYSNGRWRKVRHPTTNRVMVVVFSKSLQAQGHTSTPTLIRTVEHSKYVILQRPGDITQNRRHKRNRLEVDHIRPVLGEVMTAPSTESVQRPLCKRVDMWVDFDQIGWNEWIVHPKRYNAFRCEGECPIPLDESFKPTNHAYMQSLLKLYHPERVTCPSCVPTRLSSLSMLYYEGDDVVLRHHEDMIVEECGCH from the exons ATGGCGCTGCTCTTGGCGATGGTCGTTGCTTTATCAAGCCTCGGCTGCATGGGGCTTCAGCACACAGGGCCTTCTAGTGAAAGGTACAGTGTTGCAGCGCATCATCCCAGCAGCTACCCGTTCTACATGATGCAGCTCTACAGAGACTTCAAGTCTGTGGACACAGTGAAGAAGCGCAAAGCAGCCATCACCACAGCAGCTCTGCATCAGTCAGACTCCGTGCTCAGTCTCGTTGCCAAAG ACTGTCATCAGGTTGGTGAGAGATGGTCCATCACTTTTGACATGTCCTCCCTTTCGTCAAGTGAAAAAATTCAGCTTTGTGAGCTTCGCATCCGCTTGCCGGCATTTGTTGCATCCAGGCGTGCCGTCGTCGATCTCTACCATTCTACCATAGACGAGGCCTGTGAGCCAGGCACTGGACCTTGCCATGAACAGCGCATCTTTCTTGGCAGCATCAAGCCTGCACCTAtgacctcctcctcttcctggaGGGTTTTCAATGTGACAGCTCTGCTCACACAATGGCAGCAGAGAGAAAGTACCCACACATTTTCCAGTGAGGACACAATATTCAGTCGGAACCAGGAAGATACTGGGGAGGGCAGTGGAGGAGATGGAGCTGACTCTTTACCCATTAGGTACAGCAATGGACGGTGGCGCAAGGTTCGACATCCCACCACTAACAGGGTCATGGTGGTAGTGTTTTCCAAGAGTTTGCAAGCCCAGGGTCATACGAGCACTCCTACCTTAATCCGCACCGTGGAACACTCCAAATATGTCATCCTGCAGCGCCCTGGTGACATCACCCAGAACCGTCGACACAAGCGAAACAGGCTAGAAGTAGACCACATTCGACCAGTGCTAGGAGAGGTCATGACTGCGCCTTCAACTGAGTCTGTGCAGAGGCCCCTGTGCAAGCGAGTAGACATGTGGGTGGACTTTGACCAGATTGGCTGGAATGAATGGATTGTCCACCCTAAGCGCTACAATGCATTCCGTTGCGAAGGGGAGTGTCCTATTCCACTGGACGAGTCCTTCAAACCCACCAACCATGCCTACATGCAG AGTCTGCTGAAGCTATATCATCCGGAGAGGGTCACATGTCCATCCTGCGTTCCAACTCGCCTCAGCTCACTCTCCATGCTTTATTATGAGGGCGATGATGTGGTCCTGCGCCACCATGAGGACATGATTGTAGAGGAGTGTGGATGTCACTGA
- the LOC136677013 gene encoding prosaposin-like, with amino-acid sequence MCNECTKIIELFVDMISKNNTEELIRLSLNQFCDKLPEWEAQMDCVEGIKTYLPVAIKGFISFTKHKEGQICMMLGLCTVQSESKSPQVLHVGMDTSGLQVQPSTGTQHEVQISPQCTFCLFIIKKLEDMLPKERTEKAIVDALEKICSHLPDHYKEQCDNFLETYGTQLLDFLLTSATPHAICTLLHLCLVQDQPAVVPYQSSDCQSCRTLVILTQIRMAQSSTELQTSSTLWKTCHLHPNALPGCENFIERHGLSLVRILGKQDKAVNACQEFFCKGQE; translated from the exons ATGTGCAACGAGTGTACCAAGATCATAGAGCTTTTTGTGGACATGATTTCCAAGAACAACACAGAG GAGCTGATCCGACTGTCTCTCAATCAGTTTTGTGATAAACTGCCAGAGTGGGAAGCCCAAATGGACTGTGTGGAAGGAATAAAAACATATCTGCCAGTTGCCATAAAAGGTTTCATTTCCTTCACC AAGCACAAGGAGGGTCAAATCTGCATGATGCTTGGACTTTGCACTGTCCAGTCAGAAAGCAAATCACCTCAAGTCCTTCATGTTGGCATGGACACAAGTGGTCTCCAAGTTCAGCCTTCAACAGGGACACAGCATGAG GTCCAAATCAGTCCCCAGTGCACATTTTGTCTTTTCATCATCAAAAAACTGGAAGACATGCTGCCAAAGGAGAGGACTGAA AAAGCCATAGTGGATGCTCTAGAGAAAATCTGCTCCCACTTGCCTGATCACTACAAAGAACAATGCGACAACTTCCTGGAAACGTACGGCACACAGCTCCTGGACTTCCTGCTCACCTCCGCTACTCCCCACGCTATTTGCACCCTGCTGCACCTGTGCCTTGTCCAGGACCAACCTGCTGTTG TGCCCTACCAGTCTTCAGACTGTCAGTCCTGTAGAACCCTGGTGATCCTGACCCAGATCAGAATGGCCCAGAGTTCTACTGAGCTTCAAACCTCCTCAACGCTCTGGAAAACATGCCACCTTCACCCTAACGCGCTTCCAGGG TGTGAAAACTTCATTGAGCGTCATGGCCTGTCACTAGTGAGGATTCTGGGCAAACAAGACAAAGCTGTGAATGCATGCCAG GAATTCTTTTGTAAAGGACAAGAATAG
- the LOC136677044 gene encoding ubiquitin carboxyl-terminal hydrolase 39 — protein sequence MTSVKRERDLDDDEEEEVRGKVHRSHDTEDKRSRHCPYLDTINRSVLDFDFEKLCSISLSHINVYACLICGKYFQGRGLKSHAYTHSVQFTHHVFLNLHTLKFYCLPDNYEIIDSSLEDITYVLKPTFTKQHISGLDKQGKLYRAYDGTTYLPGIVGLNNIKANDYANVVLQALSNVPPLRNYFLEEENYHGIRRPPGDIMFLLVQRFGELMRKLWNPRNFKAHVSPHEMLQAVVLCSKKTFQITKQGDAVDFLSWFLNALHGALGGTKKKPSILTKVFQGSMRIFSKKLPHPDLPAEEKEALLKKEEYQEKMLESTFLYLTLDLPTAPLYKDEKEQLIIPQVPLFNILGKFNGNTEKEYKTYKENFLKRFQLTKLPPYLIFCIKRFTKNNFFVEKNPTIVNFPITNVDLREYLTEEAQATEKNTTYDLVANVVHDGKPSEGSYRIHVLHHGTGKWYELQDLQVTDILPQMITLSEAYIQIWKRQESVNNGKSHTGA from the exons atgacgAGTGTGAAAAGAGAGCGGGATCtcgatgatgatgaagaagaag AGGTTCGAGGGAAAGTGCATCGTTCTCATGACACTGAAGACAAGCGGAGCAGACATTGTCCATACCTTGACACAATCAACAG gAGTGTTTTGGACTTTGACTTTGAGAAGCTGTGCTCAATATCTCTCTCCCACATTAATGTCTATGCCTGTCTCATCTGTGGGAAGTATTTCCAAG GGAGAGGCCTGAAGTCCCATGCTTACACTCACAGTGTTCAGTTCACACATCATGTCTTCTTAAATCTCCACACACTCAAGTTCTATTGTCTGCCAGACAACTACGAGATCATTGATTCGTCTCTTGAGGATATTACG TATGTGCTGAAGCCGACCTTCACCAAACAGCACATCTCTGGTTTGGACAAGCAAGGGAAGCTGTACAGGGCCTACGATGGCACAACATACCTGCCTGGCATTGTGGGGCTTAATAATATCAAGGCTAATGACTATGCCAACGTAGTTCTACAG GCCCTGTCCAATGTGCCGCCTCTGAGGAACTACTTCTTAGAAGAAGAGAATTATCATGGAATCCGAAGGCCACCCGGTGACATCATGTTTCTGCTGGTGCAGCGTTTCGGGGAGCTCATGCGCAAGTTGTGGAACCCACGCAATTTCAAAGCTCATGTCTCTCCACATGAAATGCTGCAGGCAGTGGTGCTTTGCAGCAAGAAAACCTTCCAGATCACTAAGCAAG GGGATGCTGTGGACTTTCTTTCTTGGTTTCTAAACGCATTGCATGGTGCTCTCGGAGGAACTAAAAAGAAACCAT CTATTCTTACAAAAGTGTTCCAGGGATCCATGCGTATCTTCTCAAAGAAGCTTCCTCACCCAGATTTG CCTGCAGAGGAGAAAGAAGCTCTTTTGAAGAAGGAGGAGTATCAGGAAAAGATGTTGGAGTCTACATTTCTGTACCTGACCCTTGACCTCCCCACAGCACCCCTGTATAAAGATGAGAAGGAACAGCTAATTATCCCTCAGGTCCCTCTTTTCAACATTCTGGGAAAGTTCAACGGAAACACGGAGAAG GAGTACAAAACATACAAAGAGAACTTCCTCAAAAGGTTCCAGTTAACCAAACTTCCACCATATCTCATTTTCTGCATCAAAAGATTCACCAAGAATAACTTTTTTGTTGAAAAGAACCCCACCATCGTCAACTTCCCAATTAC GAATGTTGACTTACGTGAGTACCTCACAGAAGAGGCGCAGGCTACTGAGAAAAACACTACCTATGATTTGGTGGCCAATGTGGTGCATGATGGGAAACCTTCTGAGGGATCATACAGGATTCATGTCTTACATcat gGTACAGGGAAGTGGTATGAGCTTCAAGACCTGCAGGTGACCGACATTCTGCCGCAGATGATTACTCTGTCAGAAGCATATATACAG ATATGGAAGAGGCAAGAAAGTGTAAATAACGGAAAAAGCCATACAGGAGCATGA